One region of Girardinichthys multiradiatus isolate DD_20200921_A chromosome 1, DD_fGirMul_XY1, whole genome shotgun sequence genomic DNA includes:
- the prim1 gene encoding DNA primase small subunit, which translates to MPSSDYDPACLPDLLPLYYRRLFPFAQYYRWLNYGGVQKNYFQNREFSFTLKDDIYVRYQSFNTQNELEKEMQKTNPYKIDIGAVYSHRPNQHNTVKSGSFQALEKELVFDIDMTDYDDVRSCCSAADICSKCWTLMTIAIRILDKALREDFGFQNLLWVYSGRRGVHCWVCDEAARKLSAAARSAVAEYFSLIKGGEETVKKVVLTDPIHPFIRESLAVVERYFPQYALQEQDILGRRESVDKVLALVPEDVRRELQQLFQHERRPDKRWDQIKDQAKKKQSIGKKGQYFEKEIMLQYCYPRLDVNVSKGVNHLLKSPFSVHPKTGRISVPMDLKDLDRFDPFAVPTISLICEELDRPKADEGGAKSEDTKEKETEKDAAERRKIRDYKRTSLAKYVKYFDQFLDGMAHSWKGELLRKSDLQKEF; encoded by the exons ATGCCGTCCTCTGACTATGACCCGGCGTGTTTGCCGGACTTATTGCCGCTCTACTATCGCCGACTGTTCCCCTTCGCACAGTATTACCGCTGGCTGAACTACGGGGGAG TACAGAAGAACTACTTTCAGAACCGAGAGTTCTCCTTCACACTCAAAGATGACATCTATGTGCGCTACCAGTCGTTCAACACGCAGAACGAGTTGGAGAAGGAAATGCAGAAAACGAACCCGTACAAGATCGACATCGGAGCGGTTTACAGTCACAGG CCTAATCAACACAACACAGTGAAGTCTGGAAGCTTCCAAGCTCTGGAGAAGGAGCTGGTGTTTGATATTGATATGACAGATTATGATGATGTCCGAAGCTGCtgcag TGCTGCAGATATTTGTTCCAAGTGCTGGACACTGATGACCATCGCAATCCGTATTCTGGACAAAGCTCTTCGAG AGGACTTTGGTTTCCAGAACCTGCTGTGGGTATATTCTGGCAGAAGAGGAGTGCATTGTTGGGTGTGTGATGAAGCTGCCCGGAAGCTCTCTGCAGCAGCACGGTCTGCTGTGGCAGAATATTTCAGCCTCATCAAG GGTGGTGAAGAGACAGTGAAGAAGGTCGTGCTGACGGATCCAATTCACCCTTTCATCAG AGAGTCTCTGGCAGTGGTGGAGAGGTACTTTCCACAATATGCTCTACAAGAACAGGACATACTGGGACGTAGGGAGTCTGTAGACAAAGTCCTGGCTCTTGTTCCCGAAG ATGTTAGAAGAGAATTACAGCAGTTATTTCAACACGAGAGGAGGCCAGACAAACGCTGGGATCAGATCAAAGACCAAGCCAAAAAGAAACAG TCCATTGGCAAAAAGGGGCAATACTTTGAAAAGGAGATCATGCTGCAGTACTGCTACCCTCGACTCGACGTCAACGTCAGCAAAGGTGTGAACCATTTACTGAAGAGCCCATTCAGTGTTCATCCAAAAACAG GGCGCATCTCTGTTCCCATGGACCTGAAAGATCTGGACAGGTTTGATCCTTTTGCTGTGCCCACAATCAG CCTGATCTGTGAGGAGTTGGATCGACCCAAGGCAGATGAGGGAGGAGCAAAGTCAGAGGACACAAAGGAGAAGGAAACCGAAAAAGACGCGGCAGAGAGGAGGAAAATCAGAG ATTACAAGCGAACCAGTTTGGCAAAGTATGTGAAGTACTTTGATCAGTTTTTGGATGGAATGGCTCATTCGTGGAAAGGAGAACTTCTTAGAAAGAGTG ATCTTCAGAAAGAGTTTTGA